The genomic DNA TAAAAAAAAGTAATATAATGATATTATATAGAATAAAAGAAATATTTTAAAATTTAAAATAAATAGAAAGTTGGAGGATAAATATGTCAAATGTATATGAAAAAGCTTTAGAGCTGCACGAAAAAAAACAAGGTAAAATATCTGTGGTTTCAAAAGTAGAAGTAAAAAATAGAGAAGATTTAAGTTTAGCTTACTCACCAGGTGTTGCAGAACCTTGTAGAAGAATAGCTGCTAATAAGGAAGATGTATACAAATATACAGCAAAAGGACACATGGTAGCTGTTATTACTGATGGAACAGCTGTATTAGGATTAGGAGACATAGGTCCAGAAGCAGCATTACCAGTAATGGAAGGAAAATGTGTATTATTTAAAGAGTTTGGTGGAGTAGATGCTTTCCCAATATGTTTAGACACAAAAGATCCAGAAGAAATAATAAGAACTGTTAAACTTTTAGCTCCAGGATTAGGTGGAATAAACTTAGAAGATATTTCTGCACCTAGATGTATTGAAATTGAAACAAGATTAAAAAATGAACTAGATATTCCAGTTTTTCACGATGACCAACATGGGACAGCTATAGTAGTTGTAGCAGGACTTATAAATGCACTTAAAATTGTAAATAAAAAAGTTGAAGATATAAAAGTTGTTGTAAATGGAGCAGGAGCTGCAGGAAGTTCAATTATTAAGCTTATAAAAAGCTTAGGAGCAAAAAATATAATTGCAGTTGATAGAGTTGGAATCTTAACAAGAGATGAAAAAGAAAGATACGATTTTTCTAAAAAAGAACTTGCGGATATTACAAATCCAGATAATATAAAAGGTGGATTAAAAGAAGCTATAGTTGGAGCAGATGTTTTTATAGGGGTTTCAGCTCCAAATTTATTAACTCAAGATATGGTTAAAACTATGAATTCAGATGCTATAGTATTTGCTATGGCAAATCCAGTACCAGAAATTATGCCAGAAGATGCTTTAGCAGCAGGAGCAGCAATAGTTGGAACAGGAAGATCAGATTATCCAAATCAAATAAACAATGTTTTAGTATTCCCAGGATTATTTAAAGGAGCTTTAAGAGCTAAAGCTAAAAAAATTACTGAAGATATGAAATTAGCAGCTGCTTATGGACTTGCTGGATTATTAAAAGATGAAGAATTGAAAAAAGATTATATTATTCCAGATGCATTTGATCCAAGAGTTGCAGAAGCTGTTGCTCAAGCTGTTGAGAAAATAGCAAAAGAACAAGGAATATGTAGAGAATAGATTGAAAAAGCGAGTAGATTTTACTCGCTTTTTTTAATTTTACTTTCTAAATTTTTCTTTTTTAAAATTGCTTTTTTTCTCAAATCATAACTTTTTATTTTATAGTAAATTTCTGAGAATGCTGAAATCATAACTATTCCAACTGTTATTGCAACAGTTATTAGAAGTGTTTCTATCCCTTTTTGTGTTGCAAGTTCTGTTTTTCCTTGAATGAAGTATGACATGGTAAAATATACACCACTTCCAGGAACTAATGGAATAAGAGCTGCAATA from Fusobacterium hominis includes the following:
- a CDS encoding threonine/serine exporter family protein — translated: MNNTTVQIIAAAGSTCAFGILYNLKGKKLICASIGGAIGWIVYIFLKAKSNSDPGSFLFAAMAITIYSEMIARILKTPVTSTLIAALIPLVPGSGVYFTMSYFIQGKTELATQKGIETLLITVAITVGIVMISAFSEIYYKIKSYDLRKKAILKKKNLESKIKKSE
- a CDS encoding NAD(P)-dependent malic enzyme, with the protein product MSNVYEKALELHEKKQGKISVVSKVEVKNREDLSLAYSPGVAEPCRRIAANKEDVYKYTAKGHMVAVITDGTAVLGLGDIGPEAALPVMEGKCVLFKEFGGVDAFPICLDTKDPEEIIRTVKLLAPGLGGINLEDISAPRCIEIETRLKNELDIPVFHDDQHGTAIVVVAGLINALKIVNKKVEDIKVVVNGAGAAGSSIIKLIKSLGAKNIIAVDRVGILTRDEKERYDFSKKELADITNPDNIKGGLKEAIVGADVFIGVSAPNLLTQDMVKTMNSDAIVFAMANPVPEIMPEDALAAGAAIVGTGRSDYPNQINNVLVFPGLFKGALRAKAKKITEDMKLAAAYGLAGLLKDEELKKDYIIPDAFDPRVAEAVAQAVEKIAKEQGICRE